One window of Dehalobacterium formicoaceticum genomic DNA carries:
- the glgD gene encoding glucose-1-phosphate adenylyltransferase subunit GlgD: MLNALGIINVIENDQVLGEVSESRPFAAVPIDGRYRIIDFPLSNMVNAGIKSVGIFTHYKMGSLIAHLKNGREWNLDTKRRGLFFLSPDFSKYIFSPNKWDISHFTSRLGYIQSSTRKYVLISGCNMICNIDYHKVRDFHEERGADITIVCKRISPEERKKFEPCLLMDVNEDQQVHQFKAANEQSMDHEHLCLDMFFLSRDLLLEIIDECAKQNKWDLVQDGFIRNSRNLKVVAYPFTGYLAKINSISNYFNHHMDLLNLDVWRELFYQAGPILTKAKDSAPTRYTKDSSVHNSLVSNDCIIAGEIENSVIFRSIKADRGSVIKNSVILPKCTIEEGVELEYAILDKGVHITKGKTIKGSKEHPVVIRKNDQL; this comes from the coding sequence ATGTTAAACGCCCTGGGCATCATTAATGTGATTGAAAATGATCAAGTTTTGGGTGAAGTATCGGAAAGTAGGCCATTTGCTGCGGTACCAATTGACGGTCGTTATCGTATCATCGATTTTCCTCTGTCGAATATGGTTAATGCCGGGATCAAAAGCGTGGGCATTTTTACTCATTATAAGATGGGTTCGCTTATTGCACACCTTAAGAATGGCCGGGAATGGAACCTGGATACAAAAAGGCGGGGACTTTTTTTCCTTTCCCCGGACTTCTCCAAATATATTTTTAGCCCCAACAAATGGGATATAAGTCATTTTACCAGCCGCCTGGGTTACATTCAATCCAGTACGCGCAAATATGTTTTAATCTCCGGGTGCAACATGATCTGTAATATTGATTACCACAAGGTACGTGATTTTCACGAAGAACGAGGTGCGGACATTACCATTGTCTGCAAGAGGATATCTCCTGAGGAACGGAAAAAATTTGAGCCATGTTTATTGATGGATGTCAACGAAGATCAGCAGGTGCATCAGTTTAAAGCCGCAAACGAACAATCAATGGATCATGAACATTTGTGTCTGGATATGTTTTTTTTATCCCGGGACTTGCTGTTGGAGATTATCGATGAATGTGCCAAACAAAATAAGTGGGATCTGGTTCAGGATGGCTTTATCAGGAATTCCAGAAATTTAAAAGTTGTCGCCTATCCTTTTACCGGTTATTTAGCCAAGATTAATTCCATCTCTAATTATTTTAATCATCATATGGATTTATTGAATCTTGATGTGTGGCGGGAATTATTCTATCAAGCCGGTCCTATTCTTACCAAGGCAAAAGACAGCGCCCCTACCAGGTATACGAAGGATTCTTCGGTGCATAATTCCTTAGTATCCAATGATTGTATTATTGCCGGTGAAATTGAAAACAGTGTTATCTTCCGAAGTATTAAAGCAGACCGGGGATCGGTCATCAAAAACAGCGTTATTTTGCCAAAATGCACCATCGAAGAAGGTGTGGAGCTGGAGTATGCAATTCTGGATAAAGGCGTTCATATTACTAAAGGAAAAACGATTAAGGGCAGCAAAGAGCATCCGGTAGTTATCAGGAAAAATGATCAATTATAA
- a CDS encoding glycosyl hydrolase family 18 protein, with protein MIIHVVQMGETLWTISRIYQVSYLEIAEINELPDPNRLVPGLALLIPTEQGSNNFMSSASLGNIEVNGYLVRMQSNAVLNVGAGLTYLSPFSYHTEEDGNLVPLNDAAVLAAAETTGAAPLMVITNFFEDGFSSDLAHALLSSPEVQNQLIRNVLTIMDEKGYYGLNIDFEYVYPSDRELYNDFLIRVTDQLRPRGYLTSSALAPKTSANQPGLLYEAHDYRAHGEILDFVVLMTYEWGWSGGPPMAVAPLHQVRAVLNYALTEMPPERILMGMPLYGYDWTLPYVAGGPPARVLSPQEAVRLALTYYAPIQYDINAQAPFFYYVDSQQRSHVVWFEDARSVQAKFNLVKELNLRGISYWELSNSFPQNWLLLQENFRIKKLR; from the coding sequence TTGATTATTCATGTCGTACAGATGGGAGAGACTCTGTGGACTATTTCTCGTATCTACCAGGTCAGCTACCTGGAAATCGCAGAAATCAATGAGCTGCCTGATCCCAATAGATTAGTACCCGGCCTGGCCCTATTAATCCCAACGGAGCAAGGAAGCAATAATTTTATGTCTTCTGCATCCCTTGGGAATATCGAAGTAAACGGCTATCTTGTCCGTATGCAGTCAAATGCAGTCTTGAATGTAGGAGCCGGACTTACTTACTTAAGTCCCTTCAGTTATCATACAGAAGAAGATGGCAACCTGGTACCGCTAAATGATGCCGCTGTTCTGGCTGCGGCTGAAACCACAGGTGCCGCCCCCCTGATGGTCATCACCAATTTCTTCGAGGACGGGTTCAGTTCTGATTTGGCCCATGCTCTTTTATCAAGTCCGGAAGTTCAAAATCAATTAATTCGAAACGTTTTAACCATCATGGATGAAAAGGGTTATTACGGTCTTAACATTGATTTCGAATACGTTTACCCAAGTGATCGGGAACTCTATAATGACTTTCTGATTCGGGTTACAGATCAATTGAGACCCCGGGGCTATCTGACCTCAAGTGCTTTGGCACCCAAGACCAGTGCGAATCAACCTGGGCTCCTTTATGAGGCTCACGACTACCGGGCTCATGGAGAAATTTTGGATTTTGTTGTGCTGATGACCTATGAATGGGGCTGGTCGGGCGGACCTCCGATGGCCGTGGCTCCATTGCATCAGGTGAGAGCGGTGCTCAATTATGCTTTAACGGAAATGCCCCCGGAAAGAATCCTTATGGGCATGCCATTATATGGTTATGATTGGACTTTACCTTACGTTGCGGGAGGGCCTCCGGCTCGCGTCCTCAGTCCCCAGGAGGCAGTAAGATTGGCTCTGACTTATTATGCACCAATTCAGTATGACATAAATGCCCAGGCACCCTTTTTTTATTATGTAGACAGTCAGCAAAGAAGTCATGTGGTTTGGTTTGAGGATGCCCGCAGCGTGCAGGCAAAATTCAATCTGGTTAAAGAATTGAACTTGCGTGGTATCAGTTACTGGGAGTTAAGCAATTCCTTTCCTCAGAATTGGCTGTTGCTGCAAGAAAATTTTCGCATTAAAAAATTAAGGTAA
- a CDS encoding DUF5685 family protein: protein MRIIKDELKIREYNHFRSYYCGLCQELKKGYGRLSTLLLNYDVTFLSLFLTSLTDTSEETASRRCMVHPGKKRTILMDNKWLSYGADINLLLAYHNLQDNWQDEHSPLALAGLVFLSGKYKKAARLHPALDQLISEKTRELAGLEKEKSPSLDETADTFAKILENICPVLDFPPATQKAIKWFCYNLGKWIYLIDALDDLAEDHKKNQYNPFIAACYQPGEDFESFRKRACSKADFILRYTLSQVAQSYELLDIKTNRGILDNIIYLGMNKQTEQVLNQRSCAKSEEKLLRNTWCPGKCFQRRNP from the coding sequence GTGAGAATTATCAAAGATGAATTAAAAATTAGAGAATACAATCATTTTCGTTCCTATTATTGCGGACTTTGCCAGGAGTTAAAAAAAGGGTACGGCCGCTTAAGTACCCTTTTACTTAATTATGATGTGACATTTTTATCTCTCTTTCTCACATCCCTTACGGATACTTCGGAAGAGACCGCCTCCCGTAGGTGTATGGTCCACCCCGGGAAAAAACGTACCATCCTGATGGATAATAAATGGCTGTCCTATGGGGCCGATATTAACCTCTTGTTAGCCTATCATAATCTACAGGATAATTGGCAGGATGAACATTCACCCTTAGCCTTAGCAGGTTTAGTTTTCTTGTCCGGGAAATATAAAAAAGCCGCCCGACTCCATCCGGCTTTGGATCAATTAATCTCAGAAAAAACCCGGGAATTAGCCGGATTGGAAAAAGAAAAAAGTCCCTCTCTTGATGAGACAGCAGATACCTTTGCTAAGATTTTGGAAAATATTTGTCCAGTCTTGGATTTTCCTCCCGCCACTCAAAAGGCCATTAAATGGTTCTGCTATAATCTGGGTAAATGGATTTATCTCATTGATGCTTTAGACGATCTGGCAGAAGACCATAAAAAGAATCAATACAACCCTTTTATTGCTGCCTGCTATCAGCCGGGGGAAGATTTTGAATCCTTTCGGAAGCGAGCTTGCAGCAAGGCAGATTTTATTTTGAGGTATACTTTAAGTCAAGTGGCCCAGTCATACGAGCTATTGGATATCAAGACTAATCGAGGCATCCTGGACAATATTATCTATCTGGGTATGAATAAACAAACAGAACAGGTTTTAAATCAGAGGAGTTGTGCCAAAAGTGAAGAAAAATTATTACGAAATACTTGGTGTCCGGGAAAATGCTTCCAAAGAAGAAATCCGTAA
- a CDS encoding PLDc N-terminal domain-containing protein, translating into MSPFILIYRDFSFFITLLLIINLLLAIVMALFERRNPMSTLVWLMVIFFFPIIGFVLYLFLGQDLRKRKLFILKHQEEDKLIRTVHYQKTLFSGNQYKFKDERIKQYTDMITLHLNSSDAPFSDNNLVQIYNNGQDKFTDLMESIRQAQKFIHIEYYIIRNDSLGSEIIALLSQKAKKGVEVRFLYDGMGGIRLPKDFFDPLVQAGGKSLSSIPLLFPILTSGSITETTGKSVFLMVSSDT; encoded by the coding sequence ATGTCTCCATTTATTTTAATCTATCGTGACTTTTCTTTCTTTATTACTCTGCTACTCATTATCAACTTGCTTCTGGCCATCGTAATGGCTTTATTTGAAAGGCGCAATCCCATGAGCACTTTGGTTTGGTTGATGGTTATTTTTTTCTTTCCCATTATTGGATTTGTACTCTATCTTTTTCTGGGGCAAGACTTAAGGAAGCGAAAACTTTTTATTCTGAAGCATCAGGAGGAAGACAAATTAATCCGGACCGTGCACTATCAAAAAACGCTTTTCAGCGGTAACCAATATAAATTTAAGGATGAACGCATCAAACAATATACGGATATGATTACGCTCCATTTAAACAGCAGCGATGCGCCCTTTAGTGATAATAACCTGGTGCAGATTTATAACAACGGCCAGGATAAATTTACTGACCTGATGGAATCCATCAGACAAGCCCAAAAATTTATCCATATCGAATACTATATTATCAGAAATGATTCCTTGGGGTCTGAAATCATTGCCCTTTTAAGCCAAAAAGCAAAGAAAGGTGTCGAGGTAAGGTTTCTGTATGACGGTATGGGCGGCATCCGCCTGCCCAAAGATTTCTTTGATCCTCTGGTACAGGCTGGGGGAAAGTCGCTGTCTTCTATCCCCCTTTTATTCCCTATATTAACCTCCGGGTCAATTACCGAAACCACAGGAAAATCTGTGTTTTTGATGGTATCGTCGGATACGTAG
- the murB gene encoding UDP-N-acetylmuramate dehydrogenase — protein MNDHSKIIDFIKENMKMTEFHTDEDMRKYTTFNTGGRADLMVIPKDMAELEGLMQYLIKEKISYHILGHGSNTLVGDKGIREVVVLIEDNLKKMIVKGEEIEVEAGLLLADLAQEAKEHGLTGLEFVCGIPGTVGGAVVMNAGAYGGEIKDVLEEVQVLTAEGKRLVRKADELELAYRSSLIQKNGDMVLKAKFRLKSGDQMEIKKTMDELTRNRADKQPLDYPSAGSIFKRPEGHFTGKLIQDANLQGYSIGGAQVSMKHAGFIINTGQAATEDVLNLISHIQQVVKQRFQVELETEVKVIGELI, from the coding sequence ATGAATGATCATAGCAAGATCATTGACTTTATCAAAGAAAACATGAAGATGACAGAATTTCATACCGATGAGGATATGAGAAAATATACAACCTTTAATACCGGGGGCAGGGCTGATTTAATGGTAATACCCAAGGATATGGCCGAATTGGAAGGATTAATGCAATATCTTATTAAAGAGAAGATCTCCTATCATATCTTAGGGCATGGCAGTAATACCCTTGTGGGGGATAAAGGAATTCGGGAAGTGGTTGTCCTGATCGAAGATAATTTAAAAAAGATGATCGTTAAAGGCGAAGAAATTGAAGTGGAAGCGGGTTTACTGTTGGCAGATCTTGCCCAAGAGGCCAAGGAGCATGGTCTCACTGGGTTGGAGTTTGTTTGCGGTATTCCCGGGACGGTCGGGGGTGCCGTGGTCATGAATGCCGGTGCCTATGGGGGGGAGATCAAGGACGTTTTAGAAGAAGTGCAGGTTTTAACGGCTGAAGGGAAACGGTTAGTTCGTAAAGCAGATGAATTGGAACTGGCGTATCGCTCCAGCTTGATCCAAAAAAATGGTGACATGGTTTTAAAAGCCAAGTTCCGCTTAAAATCCGGGGATCAAATGGAGATTAAAAAGACTATGGATGAACTAACCAGGAATAGGGCTGATAAACAGCCCCTGGATTACCCCAGTGCCGGAAGTATTTTTAAAAGACCGGAAGGCCATTTTACGGGTAAACTGATCCAAGATGCCAATTTACAAGGGTATAGCATCGGTGGAGCCCAGGTTTCCATGAAGCACGCAGGCTTCATCATCAATACCGGCCAGGCTGCTACGGAGGATGTTTTAAATCTAATTTCCCATATTCAGCAGGTAGTAAAACAGCGCTTTCAGGTGGAACTGGAAACGGAAGTGAAAGTCATTGGGGAGTTAATTTAA
- a CDS encoding TerC family protein translates to MENTLLHLTDIRWLWQTLTAILSITIIDLVLSGDNAAVIGLAIRGLPYYMQKKAAIFGAGGAIVLRITFTIFAVYLLSVKYLSAIGGVILIFITFKLLSADISEGAHIKSSNKFWSAVGTIIIADISMAFDNVMGVAGAAHGEVWLVVFGLFLSIPILVWGSTWLATMMGKHPIIIYIGATVLAHTAVNMIFREKAFHLIQYTGEFLGAAIPWICALPILIYGAITSIKRI, encoded by the coding sequence TTGGAAAACACACTGCTGCATTTAACGGATATTAGATGGTTATGGCAAACTTTAACGGCCATTTTATCCATTACGATCATTGATTTGGTATTAAGCGGTGACAATGCTGCCGTGATTGGGCTGGCTATTCGGGGCCTACCCTATTACATGCAAAAAAAAGCGGCAATTTTTGGAGCCGGCGGTGCCATCGTTTTACGCATTACCTTTACAATTTTTGCTGTTTATTTACTTTCTGTTAAGTATTTAAGCGCGATTGGGGGCGTAATCTTAATTTTTATTACCTTTAAGTTATTGTCGGCAGATATCTCGGAAGGGGCCCATATCAAGTCTTCAAATAAATTCTGGAGCGCGGTGGGAACCATCATTATTGCTGATATATCTATGGCTTTTGACAATGTGATGGGTGTGGCAGGTGCCGCCCATGGAGAAGTATGGCTGGTGGTTTTTGGGCTTTTTCTTTCCATCCCTATTCTGGTCTGGGGCTCTACCTGGCTGGCTACGATGATGGGGAAACATCCGATCATTATTTATATAGGCGCCACGGTGCTTGCTCATACGGCTGTTAACATGATTTTTCGTGAAAAGGCCTTTCATTTAATCCAATACACAGGAGAATTTTTAGGGGCGGCCATTCCCTGGATCTGTGCTCTGCCGATTTTAATTTATGGTGCTATTACTTCCATAAAAAGGATTTGA
- the cls gene encoding cardiolipin synthase: MNLRVNYRNHRKICVFDGIVGYVGGFNIGNEYLGLSKRFGFWRDMHLKIAGSAVNDLELRFLLDWRFASGEEIIFDDSYFAHEEVQGDTAIQIVSSGPDSKWRTIRNGYLKIINSARDHVYIETPYFVPDEEILSALKMSALSGVDIRVIVPEKPDHPFVHWAAMSYIGELLESGVRFFAYHKGFIHSKMFTSDGFVSSVGTANLDIRSFRVNFEVNAFIYNEETAQKLDEMFIYDMHDATEITLKKFNERPFSAQTKDAICRLLSPLL; the protein is encoded by the coding sequence ATTAACCTCCGGGTCAATTACCGAAACCACAGGAAAATCTGTGTTTTTGATGGTATCGTCGGATACGTAGGAGGATTTAATATCGGCAACGAATATTTGGGTTTGTCAAAAAGATTTGGTTTTTGGCGAGATATGCATTTGAAGATTGCAGGCAGTGCCGTCAATGATCTGGAGCTTCGATTTCTTTTGGACTGGCGTTTCGCCTCCGGTGAAGAAATCATCTTTGACGATAGCTATTTTGCCCATGAAGAAGTCCAGGGAGATACAGCCATTCAAATTGTCTCCAGCGGGCCGGATTCCAAATGGCGTACCATTCGCAACGGTTATTTAAAAATCATTAACAGTGCCCGGGACCATGTCTATATCGAAACACCTTACTTTGTGCCTGATGAAGAAATCCTCAGCGCTTTAAAAATGTCCGCCCTCTCCGGGGTCGATATCAGAGTAATCGTACCCGAAAAACCCGACCATCCTTTTGTCCATTGGGCCGCCATGTCCTATATCGGGGAGCTTTTAGAATCAGGGGTACGCTTCTTTGCCTATCATAAAGGGTTTATCCACAGTAAAATGTTCACTTCAGACGGTTTTGTCAGCTCAGTGGGCACTGCCAATCTGGACATCAGGAGCTTTCGGGTTAATTTTGAAGTAAACGCTTTTATTTATAATGAAGAAACCGCTCAAAAACTGGATGAAATGTTTATTTATGATATGCATGATGCAACAGAGATAACCTTGAAAAAATTTAATGAGCGTCCCTTTAGCGCTCAAACGAAAGATGCCATATGCAGGCTTTTATCGCCCCTGCTTTAA
- the glgP gene encoding alpha-glucan family phosphorylase, whose amino-acid sequence MDIPQRISRIREIAYNIWFSWQPETHQLFSLMDRQLWEEINHNPVKFLLYLYPKRLDEAAHNSVFLELYDHLVEKYDRYLHKKTWYQRQAPSPGLLVAYFSAELGIHESLPVYGGGLGVLAGDHCKSCENLGIPLVGVSILYKNGYFTQKIDHEGRQKAAYPETNFNEIPISVCRNQDGTPLILPVPIKESIIYVQVWCQIIGRTHIYLLDTDIPLNNPDDRKITKQLYGGVRDTRIAQEIVLGIGGVRALRKLGITPSVWHINEGHAAFLILERIREKIKEGASLQSALHEVKARTVFTTHTAVPAGHDLFPKDFVLPNLGQMVVQFAISCEAFLSLGWDHEHQSFSMTQLAMKNAVRTNGVSKLHGEVSRKILNNDDITLITNGVHLPTWIAPEMSSLFAQYLGWDWMEDYTNQHRWKKIKLIPDQLLWQTHQTLKKKMISYVRYNLYQRLKRNLAPPSVILESLNKLNPETFTIGFARRFATYKRADLLLKDPDRLARLLNNPKQPVNIIFAGKAHPADHPGQEIIKRIWHLSQEKKFQGRIILAENYDIHLARYLLQGVDLWLNTPRRPMEACGTSGQKAALNGVINCSVSDGWWPEAFNGKNGFTIGGDQDFSNECIQDQEDERSLFHLLEQEIIPCYYNQKDHVPEQWICHMKENLISIPHYYNSERMVQDYYKKLYLPAFRGYN is encoded by the coding sequence ATGGATATTCCCCAAAGGATTTCCCGTATTAGGGAAATCGCATACAACATATGGTTCAGTTGGCAGCCGGAAACGCATCAATTATTTTCCCTGATGGATCGGCAATTATGGGAGGAAATAAACCATAATCCGGTAAAATTTCTTCTCTATTTATATCCCAAAAGGTTAGACGAAGCCGCCCATAATTCTGTCTTTTTGGAACTTTATGATCATTTAGTGGAAAAATATGACCGGTATCTCCATAAAAAGACCTGGTATCAGAGGCAAGCTCCTTCTCCAGGTCTATTAGTTGCCTATTTTTCTGCCGAACTGGGTATTCATGAATCTTTACCTGTCTATGGCGGAGGCTTAGGTGTTCTGGCCGGTGACCACTGCAAGTCCTGTGAAAATCTAGGCATTCCCCTGGTAGGGGTCAGTATCCTCTATAAAAACGGGTATTTTACGCAAAAAATTGATCATGAAGGGCGTCAGAAGGCTGCTTACCCCGAGACGAATTTTAATGAAATTCCCATATCCGTGTGCCGCAATCAAGACGGAACTCCCCTGATCCTGCCGGTACCCATCAAAGAAAGCATCATTTATGTGCAGGTTTGGTGCCAAATAATTGGGCGGACCCATATTTACCTTTTAGACACAGACATACCCCTCAATAATCCGGATGACCGCAAAATAACGAAACAATTGTATGGAGGGGTTCGGGATACCAGAATTGCCCAGGAAATTGTTTTAGGAATTGGCGGCGTTAGGGCATTAAGAAAGTTAGGAATTACCCCTTCCGTATGGCATATCAACGAAGGTCATGCTGCTTTTTTAATCCTGGAACGTATCAGGGAAAAAATAAAGGAAGGGGCTTCCTTACAGTCCGCTTTACATGAGGTGAAAGCCAGGACAGTATTTACTACACATACCGCCGTTCCCGCCGGTCATGATTTGTTCCCTAAAGATTTTGTACTGCCAAATCTTGGCCAGATGGTTGTCCAATTTGCCATCTCTTGTGAAGCGTTTCTTTCCTTAGGTTGGGATCATGAGCATCAATCATTTAGTATGACACAACTGGCTATGAAAAACGCCGTCCGTACCAATGGTGTCAGTAAACTCCATGGAGAGGTCAGCCGTAAAATTTTAAACAATGATGATATCACCTTGATTACCAACGGCGTCCACTTGCCGACCTGGATCGCACCTGAAATGTCCAGTCTTTTTGCCCAATACTTAGGCTGGGATTGGATGGAAGATTATACAAATCAGCATCGTTGGAAAAAAATTAAACTGATCCCGGATCAATTACTTTGGCAGACCCATCAGACTTTAAAAAAGAAAATGATCTCATATGTCAGATACAATCTCTATCAACGCTTGAAACGAAATCTGGCGCCACCCTCGGTCATTTTAGAAAGTCTGAATAAATTAAACCCGGAGACCTTTACCATCGGATTTGCCCGGCGCTTTGCAACTTACAAAAGAGCCGACCTGCTCTTAAAAGATCCAGATCGGCTTGCTCGATTATTGAATAACCCTAAACAACCGGTAAATATTATTTTTGCCGGTAAAGCCCACCCTGCGGATCATCCCGGTCAAGAAATCATCAAGAGGATCTGGCATCTGAGTCAAGAAAAGAAATTTCAAGGCAGGATTATCCTGGCAGAAAATTATGATATTCATCTGGCCCGTTACCTTCTTCAAGGGGTAGATCTATGGCTGAATACGCCCCGCCGTCCCATGGAAGCATGCGGCACCAGCGGTCAAAAAGCTGCCCTAAATGGAGTTATCAATTGCAGCGTTTCCGACGGCTGGTGGCCGGAAGCCTTCAATGGGAAAAATGGATTCACCATCGGAGGGGATCAGGATTTCTCCAATGAATGCATTCAGGATCAAGAAGATGAACGCTCATTATTCCATCTGCTGGAGCAGGAAATCATTCCATGCTATTACAATCAAAAAGACCATGTGCCCGAGCAATGGATCTGCCATATGAAGGAAAACCTGATTTCTATTCCCCACTATTATAACTCAGAAAGAATGGTCCAGGATTATTATAAAAAACTATATCTTCCTGCTTTTCGGGGTTATAATTGA
- a CDS encoding hemerythrin domain-containing protein, with translation MINQIVKKQHQEIRQVIKELREDIYDLESLASGNILLVALKIGTLNGIMQMHLKHEDDFLYPALLNNNENVEIKEIAQKFVTEMGNLAAVFKEYQEKYIRNPEIIRKDLKQFIQETEQILNAISKRIDSEEDELFKLWEANSAK, from the coding sequence ATGATTAATCAAATCGTAAAAAAACAACACCAGGAGATCAGGCAGGTAATTAAAGAATTAAGGGAAGATATTTATGATTTGGAAAGCTTAGCTTCCGGAAATATCCTTTTGGTCGCCCTCAAGATCGGCACCTTAAACGGGATTATGCAAATGCACCTGAAACATGAGGATGATTTTTTGTACCCAGCTCTGTTGAATAACAACGAAAATGTTGAAATAAAGGAAATTGCCCAAAAGTTTGTCACGGAGATGGGTAACCTGGCTGCTGTGTTTAAAGAATATCAGGAAAAATATATTCGTAATCCCGAAATCATCAGAAAAGATCTGAAACAATTTATTCAGGAGACAGAACAAATATTAAATGCGATTTCGAAACGGATTGACAGTGAAGAAGACGAACTTTTTAAACTATGGGAAGCGAATTCTGCAAAATGA
- the queC gene encoding 7-cyano-7-deazaguanine synthase QueC — MKAVVLLSGGLDSTVCMSIAQQSGVDIIPISFDYGQRHHRELACAKQVADFYQVKKHVVIETNMRAIGGSALTADIEVPQGQEEREHVPVTYVPARNLIFLSYALGLAEVENAVKIYIGVNAVDYSGYPDCRAEFIEKFQSIADYATKASVENHRIIIENPLQYLTKGEIVALGIKNGAPLHLTTSCYQGGALACGVCDSCVLRLKGFREAGFTDPIPYQDQ; from the coding sequence ATGAAAGCTGTAGTATTGTTGTCCGGCGGATTGGATTCTACCGTCTGTATGAGTATCGCTCAACAATCAGGGGTGGATATTATCCCCATAAGCTTTGATTATGGACAAAGACACCACCGGGAACTGGCATGTGCCAAGCAAGTAGCTGATTTTTATCAGGTGAAAAAACACGTGGTCATTGAAACCAATATGCGAGCCATTGGCGGCAGTGCTTTAACTGCAGATATTGAGGTGCCCCAAGGCCAGGAAGAACGAGAGCATGTTCCGGTAACCTATGTGCCGGCGCGAAACTTAATTTTTCTCAGCTATGCTCTGGGTTTGGCAGAGGTAGAAAACGCAGTAAAGATTTATATTGGCGTCAATGCCGTGGATTATTCCGGCTATCCGGATTGTCGGGCAGAGTTTATTGAAAAATTTCAAAGTATTGCAGATTACGCAACCAAGGCCAGTGTTGAAAATCATCGGATTATCATTGAAAACCCTTTGCAGTATTTAACGAAGGGTGAAATAGTTGCTCTAGGTATCAAAAACGGAGCTCCTCTTCATTTAACCACCAGTTGCTATCAGGGAGGAGCGTTAGCCTGTGGGGTATGTGATAGCTGTGTATTAAGACTAAAAGGATTTCGCGAGGCTGGTTTTACAGATCCTATTCCTTATCAAGATCAATAG
- a CDS encoding uracil-DNA glycosylase produces the protein MVILHNDWDHLLKDEFQKDYYLKLRKFLAREYKTKCIFPDMYMIFEALKLTSYQDVKVVLLGQDPYHGENQAHGLAFSVQKGTGIPPSLINIFQELQTDLGCFIPNNGYLEPWAKQGVLLLNTSLTVVAHKANSHKNIGWETLTDAIIQLLNQKNAPIVFFLWGNNAKSKAQYLTNPQHLVLKSVHPSPLSAHRGFFGSKPFSQANTWLGEHGQSEIDWQIPNL, from the coding sequence TTGGTCATACTACATAATGATTGGGATCACTTATTAAAGGATGAATTCCAAAAGGATTATTATCTAAAATTACGGAAGTTCCTGGCCCGGGAATATAAAACGAAGTGCATATTTCCTGATATGTACATGATTTTTGAAGCTTTAAAATTAACCTCTTATCAGGATGTGAAAGTGGTATTACTGGGTCAGGATCCTTACCATGGGGAAAATCAAGCCCATGGATTGGCTTTTTCTGTGCAAAAAGGGACGGGGATCCCTCCATCATTGATCAATATTTTCCAGGAATTGCAGACAGATTTGGGATGTTTTATACCCAACAACGGTTATCTGGAACCTTGGGCAAAGCAGGGGGTGCTGCTCCTTAATACCAGTTTAACTGTCGTTGCCCACAAAGCCAATTCCCATAAAAACATTGGCTGGGAAACCTTGACTGATGCCATTATTCAATTATTAAATCAGAAAAATGCGCCGATTGTATTTTTTTTGTGGGGTAATAATGCCAAGAGCAAAGCTCAATACTTAACAAATCCGCAACACTTGGTATTAAAATCCGTGCATCCCAGTCCGCTTTCTGCGCACAGGGGGTTTTTCGGCAGTAAACCATTTTCCCAGGCTAACACATGGCTGGGGGAACATGGCCAATCGGAAATAGATTGGCAAATCCCCAATCTTTAA